The following DNA comes from Amycolatopsis albispora.
AAGGAGTGCTTCACCGTGTCCGAGGTACGTCTGTCCGTCGAACCGCGCACCGAGTTCGGCAAGGGCGCCGCGCGTCGCACGCGGCGCGCCGGCAAGATCCCCGCGGTTCTCTATGGTCACGGCTCGGACCCGCGGCACCTGTCGCTGCCGGCCATCGAGTTCGCCCGCGTCGTCCGTGAGAACGGCAGCAACGCCGTCATCACGCTGGACGTGGAGAACTCCAGCGAGCTGGCGCTGACCAAGACCATCGTGGTCCACCCGCTGAAGAACTACATCGAGCACGTCGACCTGCTGGTCGTCAAGCGCGGCGAGAAGGTCACCGTGGACGTGCCGGTGGTCATCACCGGCGACGCCGCCCCGGGCACCCTGGTCTCGCAGGACCTGGACGCGCTGCAGGTCGAGGTCGAGGCGCTGCAAATCCCGGAGCAGGTCGAGGTCTCCGTCGAGGGCCTCGAGGCCGGCACGCAGATCAACGCGTCGCAGGTCCAGCTGCCCAAGGGCGCCGAGCTGGTGACCGACGGCGAGTACCTGGTCGTCGCGGTGAACGAGGCCCCGAACGAGGCGGCCATGGAGGGCCAGGTCGACGCCGAGGGCGCCGGTGTGGTCGAGGACCAGCCCGAGTCCACCGAGGAGTAATTCCCCCGTGGAAACCGACCTGCCTGGGGCCGGCGAGCAGATCGTGCTCGCCGGCCTCGGCAATCCGGGGCCCCGGTACGCGGGCAACCGGCACAACGCCGGTTTCCTCGTGCTGGACGAGCTGGCCGCCCGCATGGGCGGCAAGTTCAAGTCGCACAAGAGCGGCGGTGAGGTGCTCGAAGGGCGCCTCGCCGGGCGCAAGGTGGCGCTGGTCAAGCCCCGGTCGTTCATGAACCTCTCCGGCGGCCCGGTCGCCGGGGCCGCGCGCTTCTTCAAGGTCGGGCCGGATGGTGTAGTCGTCGTGCACGACGAGCTGGACCTGCCCTACGGCGCGCTGAAGCTCAAGTTCGGCGGCGGCGACAACGGGCACAACGGGCTGCGCTCGATCACCAAGTCGCTCGGCACCAAGGACTACTTCCGGGTGCGGTTCGGCGTCGGCCGCCCGCCCGGCCGGATGGATCCGGCCGACTACGTGCTCAAGGACTTCTCCACCGTGGAGCGCAAGGAGCTCGCGCTCAACCTCGACCGCTGCGCCGACGCCGTCGAAGCGCTCGTCGAGAAGGGGCTGCTGGCGGCCCAGAACGCCTTCCACGCCGGCTGATCGGCGGTGACCTGTGCCTCGGCGACAAGGGTGACGATCGACACCCTGAGTGCCCGGATGCTCACCCGAAGGCGTGCGGTCCCGCCCCTGTTCGAGTAGCGGGTCTTCCGCGCGCCGCCTCGCGCGCACTAGGACGGACAGGGGACGTAACCGAAACCCTAGGGAGACCCCTCATGTCCATGACCGCCGATGACGCCCGGAGCACCGCCTTCGGGAACGCCCCGATCGGCAGGCGCGGTTACGCCAAGAACGAGGTGGACGACTTCGTTCAGCGGATCGCCGCGACCCTCGACGGGCAGGACGACCTGACCGCGGCCGAGGTGCACCACGTGCTGTTCGGCAAGCCGCTGATCGGCAAGCGGGGGTACGACGAGCGCGAGGTCGACGAGTTCCTCGACGCCGCCGAGGAGGCGCTGCTGTCCCATCTCGGCGCCGACTGGCGGGCACACCAGGTGCCCGCGGCCAGGGCGGCGTCGCAGGCCACCGACGCCAGGGCCCGCTCGGCCCCGGCCGACGAGTACCTGGAGCGGTGATGGCCGTCTCCGCCGCCGATGTGCTGACCATCCAGTTCCACCGCGCGCCGATCGGCACGCGCGGGTACAACGAGGCGGACGTGGACAAGTTCCTCGACCGGATCGCCAAAACCCTCGACGGCGAGGAGCACCTGACCGCCGCCCAGGTGCACGAGGTGTCGTTCGGCAGGCCCGCGCTCGGGAAGCGGGGATACGACCAGCAGGAGGTCGACGCGTTCCTGCGCCAGGTGGAAAGCACGCTCGCCGAGCGCGAAGGCTGGACCCCGCACTCGACGAACGCCTACATCGCGCCGGCGCTGGAACACACCCACTCACGCAAGTCCCTGTGGCGGCGGGTGCGCAGCTAGGGGCCGTTCACCTGCCCTCACGTGCAATGAATGTGGCTTTCATAGCGTCTGGCGCAATGAAAGCCACATTCATTGCACGGCTTGCCCCCTGCTCCGGTGGGGGCGCTGCGCTCGAGGGTGCGGGGGTGGCCGGGGTGTCACGAATGTGGCTTTCGAGACGTTCGGCGTCCCGAAAGCCACATTCGTGACACCGGGCAACGCGTGGGGGGCAGGTACTCGTCGACTGCTGAGGACTTTGCGCTGCGGCCGCCGCCGCGTCCACTGGCCACCAAGTTGGACACGAATGTGGCTTTCGGGGCGAAATCCGCCCCGAAAGCCACATTCGTGTTCGGGTAGCCCGTGCTTACCGCGCTGCTTGCTCGATCTGCTCGGCGTACCGCGTCGCGGTGGCGGCGCGTTTGACTTTGCCCGACGGCGTCTTGGGCAGGCTGCCCGCCGGCAGCACCACCACGGCGAACGGCCGCACGTCCACCGCGTCGCGCACGCGGGCGGCGACCTCCTTGGCCAGCCGTCGTTCCTCGGCCTCGTCACCGGCCAGTTTGGACTCCAGCACCACGGCGAACCGCTCGCGCCTGCTGCCCGCGTCGATCCGGACCGCGACCGCGTTGCCCAGCCGCACCCCCTCCACCGAGGTGGCGGCGCGCTCGATGTCGGTCGGGTAGATGTTCCGGCCGCCCATGATGATCACGTCCTTGCGGCGGCCGCAGATCACGATCTGCCCGTCCACCAGGTAGCCGAGATCGCCGGTGTCGATCCAGCCGTCGGCGTCCTGTGTCTCCAGTGGACCGTCCACAGTGAAGTATCCGGGGGTGACGGCCGGCCCGCGCAGCCGGATTTCGCCGACCTCGCGCTCGCCGAGCACCTTGCCGGAGTCGTCGGCGATCTGCGCTTCGAGACCGTCGAGCGGACGGCCGAGCACCGCGAACGAACGGACCTCCTCGGTCCCCCGGCGCGGATCGCCTTCGGGCACCGGCACCGCGCGGTTGTGCGCCTCCAGCGCCTCGGCCTCCACCACGTCCAGGGTCAGCCCGGTGAACAGCGGCGCGAACGACACCGCCAGCGTCGCCTCCGCCATGCCGTAGGCCGGGAAAACGCACTCCGGCGGCATCTTGAACCGCGCCCCGGCGTCCACAAAGGTCTGCACGGCGGTCTCGTCGATCGGCTCGGCGCCGTTCAGCGCGATCCGCAGCTTCGACAGGTCGAAGTCCTCGTCGGCCCGCGCCATCCGCTTGCCGACCACCGCGTAGGCGAAGTTCGGCGCGGCGGTGGTGGTGCCGCCGTACTTGGTGATCAGCCGCGGCCAGATCAGCGGCCCGGTGAGGAACTCGACCGGGGTGATCTTGATCAGCTCGACGCCGAAGGTCATCGGCACGGTGAGGAAGCCGACCATGCCCATGTCGTGGAAGGTGGGCAGCCACGACACCATCACGTCGGTCTCGAAGTCGAACTCGGCGCGCTCGACCATCGCCTTGACGTTGGTGTACAGGTTGCCGTGGGTGATCCGCACGGCCTTCGGCTCGGCGGTGGAACCACTGGTCAGCTGCAGGAGCGCGAGGTCGTCCTCACCGACCGGCACCGGCTCGGCGATCGGCTCGCCCGCGTCCAGGTCGATGATCGAGTGGAAGGCGATGCCGTGCTCGGTGAGCACCGGCGCCAGCTGGTCGAACGGCTCGCCGAGCAGCACCAGCTCCGAGCCGATCATCCGCAGCACGCGCAGCGT
Coding sequences within:
- a CDS encoding 50S ribosomal protein L25/general stress protein Ctc, which translates into the protein MSEVRLSVEPRTEFGKGAARRTRRAGKIPAVLYGHGSDPRHLSLPAIEFARVVRENGSNAVITLDVENSSELALTKTIVVHPLKNYIEHVDLLVVKRGEKVTVDVPVVITGDAAPGTLVSQDLDALQVEVEALQIPEQVEVSVEGLEAGTQINASQVQLPKGAELVTDGEYLVVAVNEAPNEAAMEGQVDAEGAGVVEDQPESTEE
- the pth gene encoding aminoacyl-tRNA hydrolase; the protein is METDLPGAGEQIVLAGLGNPGPRYAGNRHNAGFLVLDELAARMGGKFKSHKSGGEVLEGRLAGRKVALVKPRSFMNLSGGPVAGAARFFKVGPDGVVVVHDELDLPYGALKLKFGGGDNGHNGLRSITKSLGTKDYFRVRFGVGRPPGRMDPADYVLKDFSTVERKELALNLDRCADAVEALVEKGLLAAQNAFHAG
- a CDS encoding DivIVA domain-containing protein, whose translation is MSMTADDARSTAFGNAPIGRRGYAKNEVDDFVQRIAATLDGQDDLTAAEVHHVLFGKPLIGKRGYDEREVDEFLDAAEEALLSHLGADWRAHQVPAARAASQATDARARSAPADEYLER
- a CDS encoding DivIVA domain-containing protein; translated protein: MAVSAADVLTIQFHRAPIGTRGYNEADVDKFLDRIAKTLDGEEHLTAAQVHEVSFGRPALGKRGYDQQEVDAFLRQVESTLAEREGWTPHSTNAYIAPALEHTHSRKSLWRRVRS
- a CDS encoding fatty acyl-AMP ligase, producing MSRFVDTLVATAAAGGQQRGMVTGEPKEPVRRTWAEVHEQARRFAGELIHRGLERGSAVAVLAAAPSLIAPTVQAVWLAGGSVTMLHQPTPRTDLAEWAEDTLRVLRMIGSELVLLGEPFDQLAPVLTEHGIAFHSIIDLDAGEPIAEPVPVGEDDLALLQLTSGSTAEPKAVRITHGNLYTNVKAMVERAEFDFETDVMVSWLPTFHDMGMVGFLTVPMTFGVELIKITPVEFLTGPLIWPRLITKYGGTTTAAPNFAYAVVGKRMARADEDFDLSKLRIALNGAEPIDETAVQTFVDAGARFKMPPECVFPAYGMAEATLAVSFAPLFTGLTLDVVEAEALEAHNRAVPVPEGDPRRGTEEVRSFAVLGRPLDGLEAQIADDSGKVLGEREVGEIRLRGPAVTPGYFTVDGPLETQDADGWIDTGDLGYLVDGQIVICGRRKDVIIMGGRNIYPTDIERAATSVEGVRLGNAVAVRIDAGSRRERFAVVLESKLAGDEAEERRLAKEVAARVRDAVDVRPFAVVVLPAGSLPKTPSGKVKRAATATRYAEQIEQAAR